Sequence from the Pararhizobium gei genome:
AAGTTGAGATCGCCGATCCGGCCGACGGCTGCACCGTCGACGAAATTGTCGACCTGCTCCAGCGTGATGACCGCCCCCGTTTCCAGACTGCGCTTGAGACTGGGAGCGCCCTCAGGCTCACAGAACCGGAAAGATTGCGGAGCAACGACGCTTTTGAGGTACCCTGTCATTCCCGCCGAAAGGCCGCCGCCACCGACGGGCAGGATCACCAGATCCGGGATGATCCCGGCAGGCAACTGCGCCTGCATCTCCGCCGCCACGGTTGCCTGGCCCTCGATGATGTCGAGGTGGTCGAATGGCGGCACCATGACGCCTCCGGTATGGTTCACATGATCGCGCGCCGCCTGATAGCATTGGTCGAAGAAATCCCCGACGAGCCGAATGCTGATGAACTCGCCGCCGAACATGCGGGTCTTGTCGATCTTCTGCTGCGGCGTCGTCACCGGCATGAAGACGACGCCCGGCACCTCGAAATGCCGGCAGACGAAGGCAAAGCCTTGGGCATGATTGCCGGCCGACGCGCAGACGAACGTCCGGTCGCGTGCGCCCGTTTCGATCGCCTTGCGAAAGAAGTTGAAGGCTCCCCTGATCTTGTAGGAACGGACCGGAGAGAGGTCCTCCCGCTTGAGATAGATCGTCGCGCCATAGCGCGCGCTCAGATGCTCGTTGATCTGCAACGGGGTCGCCGGGAATAATGTGCGCAAAGCCTCAAGAGCGTGATCGACAGCCTGCTTCATGGTCAATGGTCTTTCGTTTTCCAGCACTGCTGCGCCCTATGCCATACGGGCGGTCATACACCAATATTATTCGTGTCCGAATCGTCCCGGCGGTCCTGCTCAGCGGCACGTCGGCTTGACTCCGTTGTAAAATGCGGAAAATCCTTGCATGGGACAGGAGAGGAAAGCTGATGCCGATGTTTGGACGAACCAGAACCCGAGCTATCGCATGTTGCGCAACATTGTTGCTTTTTGCGGGACCGGCTCTGGCCGGCCAACTCGCCGATGCCGCGGCAAAAGCCGAGGCGCTGGCATCGTCGGGCGATACGGTTGCAGCCCATGAGGTGCTGCGCACGGCGATCGGGGATTTCTCGGCGACGCTCCCCTTCTCCGTTGGCAAGGCCGTGTTTGTTGCGGCCGATCCCACAGGTTACGCCATGTACGAGCCCAAACCCGGCATCTCCTTCAAGCCCGGCGAGGCGCTTGTTTCCTACATCGAACCCGTTGGCCTCAGCTGGAAACCTGCGGCCGACGGCAAGTTGCAGTCCCATTTCACAGTTGATCTCGACATTCTCAGTTCGACCGGCGAAGTGCTGGCAAGCCAGAAGGCGTTCGGGGACTTCACCTTCACGGGCTTTGTCCGCAACCAGGAAATATACGCTACCCTGACGACGGACGTCACCGGCGCGGCGCCTGGCGATTATCTTCTTCGCTTCCGGTTCAACGACATCAACAACGGGAAATCGGCAATCGTCGATCAGAAGTTCACCATCGCTCCCGCTGCAGCACCGTGATTTGCGCGTTCAGACGCTTGTTCGGGAGGCTGCAATCTGGTCGATCATCGCCTGAACCGCAGCCGCGGCCGCTTCGAGCAAAGCTTCGTCGCGGGCGCGAATGACCAGTTCGGTGGAGAAGGCTTTTCCATCGAATTTCGGATAGGAGCCGATGCTGGTGCCGGGATAGGCCTTCTGCACCGCACCCAGCGGGCCGCCGATATCACCTTCGCCGAAAGGCGAGACGACGGAGCGCGACATGACCTGCGCTCCCTTGTCGAGTTGCGGCAGCAACGCGTCGAGCATGGCTTGAAACACCTGCGGCACGCCGGCCATCACATGGACATTGCCGATGATGAAACCGGGAGCCGTCGAAACCGGATTGGGAATATGCCGTGCACCGTTCGGCATGCGCGCCATGCGGCGCCGGGCTTCTGTGAACTCCATTCCACGCTTCTCGTACATCGCACCCAGCAGGCTCATCGCTTCGGGATCATGAACGCATTCGACGCCGAAAGCGCGCGAGATTGCATCTGCAGTGATGTCGTCGTGGGTCGGGCCGATGCCACCGGAGGTGAAGACATAATCATAGGTCCCCCGCAAGGCATTTACGGCGGCGACGATGGCCGGTTCATCGTCGGCAACGATGCGCACTTCCTTGAGATCGATGCCGGCAACGGTCAGCAAATCGGCGAGATGGCCGATATTCTTGTCCTTCGTCCTGCCGGAGAGCAACTCGTCGCCGATGGCGAGCATGGCGGCCGTCACGATCCTGTCATTGGTCATTTGCAAAGTCCCATCGGCATTGTTCAAATCGCGATCGCGACTGTCAATCATTCTGAAACACTCTGTCGTGTGCGGCAACCCTGTCCAAGCAATTGCAAACTGCTAGATGTGGTACACGACGACAATCGAACGTAACAACAATCCAAGGAGCGAGATGATGGCTAAGGTACTGGTACTCTATTATTCGGCCTACGGGCATATTGAAACCATGGCCTATGCGGTTGCGGAAGGGGCGAAATCGGCAGGCGCTGACGTGACCGTAAAGCGGGTTCCAGAACTTGTTCCCGAGGATGTCGCCAAGGCTTCCCATTTCAAGGTCGATCAGGCTGCTGAAATTGCAAAGCCGGATGAACTCGCTGACTATGACGCCGTGATTTTCGGGGCCGGCACCCGTTTCGGCACCGTCGCCTCCCAGATGCGCAATTTCATGGATCAAACTGGCGGTCTTTGGATGAAAGGTGCGTTGGTCGGCAAAGTGGGATCGGTCTTCACCTCGTCGGCGACCCAGCACGGCGGTCAGGAATCGACCATTCTCGGCTTTATCCCTACCCTCCTTCACCAGGGCATGGTCGTCGTTGGCCTCCCCTATGCCTTCCAGGGCCAGATGGGTCTTGAAGCGGTCAAAGGTGGCTCACCCTACGGCGCCTCGACGATCACCGATGGCGACGGCTCGCGCCAGCCATCGGACATCGAACTTGAGGCTGCCCGTTTCCAAGGCGCCCATGTCGCCGGGATCGCAGCCAAGCTTTCGGCCTGAGCCAGTGCCGAACCATTTGAGGGCGGTAAGCCGCCCTCTTTCGTTCTGGGCAGGCAACCAGCAGGGACAGCGCATTCGCATGCGCCGCCCCTGCGTGCTATCCTGATCCGTCAGACGCAACCGGTCCGGGGAACGATTGATGGCATCAGCCGTTTTTCACCTCGACGGCAAGGGTGCTGCCGCAGAACCAAACGTCTAGGGAGTGACCATGACCAAAATCGTCTACGAGATTGTCGAACATGACGGCGGCTGGGCTTATAAGCTTGTCGACGTATTTTCAGAGTCTTTCCCCACGCGCGAATCTGCAGTCGCCGCGGCAAAAGCGGCCGCAGCCGAGCAGCAGGTGGGCGGTGAGGACGAAGAAATCAGTTTTCAGGACAGGAACGGTCTTTGGCACAACGAACATGCCGACGGTGGCGACCGGCCCGAGGCCGTGGTCGAAGACAAGTAGTCTGTGGCGGGCCAAAGTGCCCCTCCCCGGCGCCGAAGAGGGGCATATGGATTTGGTGCTGAAAATACCGAGTTTCCCTCCCTCGGCAAGGTTATCTAGGGCTTTATTTGCGTTGCGATCAAGGTGAACCGTTTGTTAACCTTGAGGCTTAGCCTTAACACGTTCGCTTACCTGAAGTGCTGGATACCGCGACGGAGGTGCCTGCGCCTCGGGCCAGGCATGGCTGCCGGCTCGATTATTCCGACGACTTGGGAAAATCAGATCTCAAGAATATTCAGCGTCGACGGTGGCGGTATGGTTTGCCCAGGCTGATCGCGGTTGTAGGCCCGCGTTGACCAGCACAACAGGAACGTCTGGTCATTGGCCGTGGTCGCGGCGACAATTTGCCCGAACGAATCCGGCGGACACATTTTCTCTATGACGACGTCGCCCAGGCGGGCCACTGTTTCCATTTTCTTGTATCTTAGGCTTTCCGGGTCGATATAGATATCGATCGATTCATCACCCCGGCGCAGCGGCACGACCAAATGCTGGTCATCGGGCTGATACGGCTGAAAAAGCTCGATCTCGAATATGATTGTTCCCCCGCCCTGAATATTCCATCGATAGTCTTTCCACTCGGTTATTTGCCTTTTGACCCAGACGCCCGTTCGCTTTGACGCGATCCAGATCTGCGTATTCCCGTGTTTGTCGTATTTGTGATAGGTCACGACGATGCGCGCTCTCGCATCAAAGCCGATGACCGTGTTGCCGTTGATGATGCCGCCGTTTACGGGAACCGGATCGACGATCTCGCCGGACGCGAATCGGATGGGTTTTTCGATTTCGATGTCATTGGAATTATACCAATTTATAAGATCCCTGCTTTTTGCGTAGCAGAGATCGTGGTTCGTTTCCGCATGCTGGCTGTCGCGCCAAACCCAGGCCAGATGATACCAGCCGCGTCTGTCGAGGACCGGCCCCTGGAAGTAGGCGTTTCTGAGGTTCTCTCCGTCGATGATGGGTTCCCCGGTCTGCGATACCCAACAAGCACTGGCCTCATCGAAAACGTTGATATAGTCGCTTCCCCGCCCGCTTGAGCCGTCCCTGTAGGTGAAGGCCAATCGCTTGTCGGCCAACCGCAAAAATTTTGGATAGGTGACAAATCCCTCCCGGGCCGGATCGGTCATATGCAGTTGTCGCTGCAGTTGTCTGACATCCCCGGATCTGGACTGGTAATAAACAAGCGGATCGCTGTGCATATTGGCAGCGACGTGAAGAGAGCCGTCCTGCGCGCAGGCGAGCACGATCGAATTGTGGCTGTCCCAGCCAAGCCAGCTGTCCAGTTTGTGATATGTCCAGGACGCGCGGCTGCGAAGCGGTCTTCGTGCAATCGTCAATTGCCTATTGGCGTCGTAATACCCGACATAGAGCCACTTTCCGAAAATGGTAATCCCGAAATCGACCGAATGCCCCGCCCAAATGAGATCGATTGCGTCGTGTTCCAATTCACCCAAATCGTCCGGTGCGGGCTTCAGCAATTTTATCGGCCACGAACTTACCAAAACATGCTCCCCGGCAATGCCACCAATCGACTTTCCTGATTTCGCACAACGAACCCTATGGTGCAATTCCAGGATATGGATAAGCCGCCGACTCCGCATGTTTTCTGGATGCCGGTTTCCGCGCAATCAGCAGATGCCAGCAGGCAACAAGGTAATTCTTCAAACAGTCTCTTGACCTGAAAGCTTGAGTGCCTGAAAGAAAACGCAGGCGGATATAGGCCCGATACGCACGTGACTCGTCTGAGTCGCGTTCATTGGTTATAGGGTAAAACTGTGTCGCCGGGGCTTGGCGAAATTGGTAGACGCAAGGCACTTAAAATGCCTCGGGCTTGGCCCATACCGGTTCGATTCCGGTAGCCCCGACCATTCCATCAGAAGATCCGAGAAGCGGGTGCGCGCTACCGGACGATGGAAAGGAGAGAGGAGTCAATGCCGTGGAAATCGCAGATGGCTATGAAGCCCAGCTACACCACCCCATGGGACACGATCAGGTTGACGCGGCAATCAAAGCTGCTAAAAAGCAGGCCATTGAGCGATTGGGTCGAGAAGCGGTTTAAAAGCCGGTTTTCCCTATTCAACTGAATGTTGATTAGACAACCAAATCAATCCGATGGAAGAGTGTCCGAGTGGTTTAAGGAACCGGTCTTGAAAACCGGCGTGCGGGAGACCGTACCGTGGGTTCGAATCCCACCTCTTCCGCCAGATCATTACGCAAGCATCTGATTTTCTTGCGTAAAATTGATATGGAATTCCCCAGTCACACTTTCAGTCCCAATTCGAGCATAATGCGCTCCACCATAGTGCGCGTTAGAATCAAAAGGGGCCGTGATGTCGCCACGACCCCTTACCCTGCGACTAGCCTCGATTGGGGGCGGGTGATTATTCTGCCGGACGAACCTTGAACTTTGTTGTTCCATCGTCTTTTAGCCCGATCCCATTGAACGGGCTCGATTTCGGGGGCTCTATCCGCTGAATGATCAACCTCAGAACTTCATCGACGTTCTTAGGTTTGGACCGGAAGCCAATGTCAGTAAGCTCATCGGAAACTGCCTCGTTGAATTCTTCGAGGCCGATGGCTTCAGCTTCGCTTAGCGCTTCGAAGCGGGCCGACAGATCCGCGTCGGCGGATTGATCAGCAAGATCCCTGAGCAGTTTTGCCGCCTGAGCGTTGCGAGCATCCTCCGAATGCTTTTCCGCCTTCTGGTCGCGCCATTCCGCCTTCTTGTTCAATTCGAATGCAAGAACGTTCGCCATCAGATTTTCTCCTTCACTTCGTTCCACGCCTGTTGAGCGCCCTCGACCCACCAAACCAGCGTTCTGGTGGAAGCCTTTCTGGAGTCAAAATCGTCTCCTGTAATCAGCAGAAAAGCTTCATTGATTTCGAAGTCATCGCACTCGCCATAGAGAGCGAAAGCGATCGACCCTAAGAAGTGGCGAGCGTCATTGTCGTCAGCCGCTCGCGGATCGTGTTCCAGGCCGTCGAGGTCGATTTTCGCGATTGCCGACAGTTGCTCATATTCAGCGTCTTCCACTGCCCACCGCCGACCGGTGGCTACCCATTCCGGGCGTTCCTGCATTTCCTTACGAACCTTGCCGGCCCGCATCCGTTCAACCATTCCTGACATATCGTCTCCTTTCGTTTGTGCCTTCACCTCGACTTCTATTTCGTATGCTCGTTTAGCAACTGCGGACCAATTCACACCCTCAAGAGCGTCCATACGGTTCTTCAGTTCATCCGGTATTGAGATTGTCATTCTTGCCATGCGAACCTCCTTTCTTGATGCACACAATACACGAAAGGTGTGCATTGTCAATATTAGAGTGCATTACAGTTTGTCCATGTGCATTACGGAATTGTAATGTCGGGGCCGTAAACGCGAAAAGCCGCCGCCACCCGTTAGGGCAGCGGCGGCTGATGCGGATTGCTGTTACAGCAACGCAGGTCGTGACGGCGACTGGTTCCGAAATTCAGAAATAGTCAGGCGGGAAGAGCCTTCATCGTGTCGGCAATCTCGTCGTGTACGACGGTCATGGCATCCCTTAGGCCGGAAACAGGGGTGCCATCAAACTCCCCTATGAAGCGTGGGGGGGGTACCCATTCGGCGACCGGCGCGGCGTTTTGGAAGTGACGAGCCATGGCCGTGTAATGCGGGCGAGGGTCAATTGTGTCGCCGGCCCTGCTTGGCTTCCCGGCCTCCTTCAGCCAGACAACCTTGGAAACGTGGAGGATCTGGTCGAGGCGAACCGCGAACAGGGAATCCGGTCGAGGGCACCAAAACAGCGCGGCGTCGCCACATATACCGAAGAAGAACTTGACCACCACCATAGGCATTCCGCGTCCCGCGATCGCGACAAGATCCCCGCGGTTGATTGGCGAGTCGTCAGCGGTCCACAACACGGATTCCGGTGATACGATTGGAGTAAGGCAGTTTCCGAAAGCTGCGAGCGGAAGTGCGCCGCGTTCCCGCAGCTGATCCATCAGGTCTGGTTCATCTGCGTCAAGTTCATCGAAAATCGGCTGCGCTTTTTTGCCGCCCTCATACATGAAGTCTAACCGTCCGGCGCTGAGGCAGTCTAAGACTGATGCAACGTATTTCTTCAAGTCGGCGCTGACGTGCGGATTAGGACAGATGGCCTGGACGAATTCTGCGCGGTTTTTCGCGGCGACGGGCCATTGATGTAAGGGCACAAGACCGGCCCTTCCAAGGTTGTAAAAGTTCGAACGGTTCGGAAGGGAGATTGTTGGTTCGTCGAGCGACGGAGGAGCCAGAGCGGCGAGGCCTAGAAGGTTTGGCATCACGATTTCCTTCGGGGTTCAAGAGAAGCGGGCGGCCTTGGCGGCAGCGCGTGACGAGCGGTAGCAGTTGGCTCCGCAGAACATGCGGCCTGGCATTCCGACGAAAGCTGAACCGCACTGCTGACACGTCAAATCGACGGCTCTTGTCTTGGCTTTGCCTGAGCATGTTTTCGAGCAAAAGATAGAGGCCTTGCCGCTGCGGACCTGAGGCCGAAAAATCGTGTCACAATGTGCGCAAGGGACGTCCGGCCTTTTGTCATGGGTGAGACTGCAAAGCTTGGTGCAGAACCGTTGCCCTCGGAAGTTGGGGCGGAATAGCTTCTGGCATCCATCGCAGGAGCGCTCGCCAAGTCTATCGCGGAAAGCCTCTCTGCCGACAACCTGCCCCTCTTTTGTCATCCAAGCTCGGAAGGCGTCTTCCCTATAAAGATTATACCGAGCCTCGCATGAGACCCTCGGCGGAAGCGGTTCGCAGAAGAACGCGGATGCCGGGACGCCATTGCGCGATTTGATGTCGCCGCCGCACTGGAGGCAGAGGCCGGCGATCCTTGTGATTTCCGCCTGTCCCTCATCCCAGCTTGGCCTCACCGCGTGGCCGTTCTTCTTCAGCGCTGCTTGCACGATGGTGTCGGCTTCGAGGTCTGACAATGCCCAGGCATGGCCTTGCTTGATGAAATAATCCCGGAGGATCTTCCGGGCCGGCGCCTCGAATTGCCAAGGGCTGGATTGCCATTGCTGGAGATATCGGGCGATGAACTCGACCAGGTTGCCCCGCTGCTTATCTCCGACAAGTTTTTCATATCGCGGCAGCGCCGGTTCGGGGATGGTCGAAAGTTTTGCGCCACGCCAAACACCCGATAGAACAGTGCCATGCCGCTGTGCCCGCCTGATCGCCTTTGGCGTCGCCGCAACCGATATGTCTTTGATGCATTCCGGGAGAGCGAGCATTTCGTTACCTCACGATTGCCATTCAGCCGAGATTTCGAGCGCTTCGCGGAAACCGATTTCCCGGATACCTTTGACCGCATACAGGACGCCATCGACCTCAATTCGGTCTGTCTCGGTGACGTCGGATCGGAAGTGGCAACCGAAAGTCACGGTCCGGCGGGCGTACCGTTGCGAGGCGGCGAAGGCCTCATCTTCCGATTTATGGGTCTTCGAAACCCAGAAGGACGCGATGACTGTCCAAGCCTTGATGGGCTGGTCTAGGGCGTCGAGCTCGCCCGTCTCGCTATTGCGTTGAAGCCGCGCCAAGCGATCATAAGAGCCAATCCGCATGTCAAATCCACCACTGCACTGTGAAGTCCATGAGGCGGCGGTAAACGGTTCGATCGTCGCTGAAGTCGGTGATGTCGGTGGTTGCCTTGAAGCAATTCACAAGCACATTGCCGTTGTCGAGCTTTGCCTGAACGGTCTGCAAGAGGACCGTCTTGACCTCTTCTCCGAGATCCATCACGGCGGCCGGCGAGGCCGCGTGACAGCCGATCCGCACCAACGCTTCATATTGTCCTGCCAGATCGTCCAGGCGGCTGTTGGCGCGCTCAGAGATCATTGAGGTCACGATACACGGGAGGCCGGCCGATTCTGGGATGACGATCGGGTAAACCGGGACATCAAGGTTAGAGAGGACCGTCTGCAGGATCTTGAGAGCGTTCATCGTTTCGTAGCCTTTGCAGCCGCCTTCAATGCGGCTTTCTCAATTGCGGTACCAATTTCACGGCCGAAGATCTGAAGCACCTCGTCGGCGGTCTCTTCGAAGGCCGGTGTCAAGAATGGTTTCGCCGCGGCGCCCGGGTGCATGCGGCCTAGTTCGGGCTGCATATGCGGCGCTGTACCGAATTCTACGAGATGCGCTTCGCGGTATGCCGGGTCAGTGTTCGCTGGCCCGACATGGTGAGCGGCTTTGTTTTTGGGGTCACGTTTGACGGTGATGAGCTTTTTGAGCTTTCCGCTTTCCACTGAGCCGTTGGCGTCAAGGTTGCGTTTTGCGGCCTCAACGGTCGGCTTGAAGGCTTTCTTGCTGGCCTGAGCGATCGGCGTGGCGAGGTTGAGCGAGATAGCGCGGAAGGCCTTGGCGATGCCGTTGGCGCCGGACATTCGGGATTTAGCCATCACCGGAAAACCTTGAAGGG
This genomic interval carries:
- the ilvA gene encoding threonine ammonia-lyase, which produces MKQAVDHALEALRTLFPATPLQINEHLSARYGATIYLKREDLSPVRSYKIRGAFNFFRKAIETGARDRTFVCASAGNHAQGFAFVCRHFEVPGVVFMPVTTPQQKIDKTRMFGGEFISIRLVGDFFDQCYQAARDHVNHTGGVMVPPFDHLDIIEGQATVAAEMQAQLPAGIIPDLVILPVGGGGLSAGMTGYLKSVVAPQSFRFCEPEGAPSLKRSLETGAVITLEQVDNFVDGAAVGRIGDLNFAALKGFSTDQVLLLAENAICVTITEMLNVEGVVLEPAGALSITALEAIGREGLEGKTVVAVVSGGNFDFERLPDVKERAMRHACLKKYFILRMAQRPGALKDFLGLLGEEDDIARFEYLKKSARNFGSILIGIETKHPDNFPRLKAAFDQAGLRYQDITDNEILANLVI
- the wrbA gene encoding NAD(P)H:quinone oxidoreductase, coding for MAKVLVLYYSAYGHIETMAYAVAEGAKSAGADVTVKRVPELVPEDVAKASHFKVDQAAEIAKPDELADYDAVIFGAGTRFGTVASQMRNFMDQTGGLWMKGALVGKVGSVFTSSATQHGGQESTILGFIPTLLHQGMVVVGLPYAFQGQMGLEAVKGGSPYGASTITDGDGSRQPSDIELEAARFQGAHVAGIAAKLSA
- a CDS encoding phage head closure protein; protein product: MRIGSYDRLARLQRNSETGELDALDQPIKAWTVIASFWVSKTHKSEDEAFAASQRYARRTVTFGCHFRSDVTETDRIEVDGVLYAVKGIREIGFREALEISAEWQS
- a CDS encoding DUF2188 domain-containing protein; the protein is MTKIVYEIVEHDGGWAYKLVDVFSESFPTRESAVAAAKAAAAEQQVGGEDEEISFQDRNGLWHNEHADGGDRPEAVVEDK
- a CDS encoding HK97-gp10 family putative phage morphogenesis protein, translating into MSGANGIAKAFRAISLNLATPIAQASKKAFKPTVEAAKRNLDANGSVESGKLKKLITVKRDPKNKAAHHVGPANTDPAYREAHLVEFGTAPHMQPELGRMHPGAAAKPFLTPAFEETADEVLQIFGREIGTAIEKAALKAAAKATKR
- a CDS encoding BNR repeat-containing protein, giving the protein MEHDAIDLIWAGHSVDFGITIFGKWLYVGYYDANRQLTIARRPLRSRASWTYHKLDSWLGWDSHNSIVLACAQDGSLHVAANMHSDPLVYYQSRSGDVRQLQRQLHMTDPAREGFVTYPKFLRLADKRLAFTYRDGSSGRGSDYINVFDEASACWVSQTGEPIIDGENLRNAYFQGPVLDRRGWYHLAWVWRDSQHAETNHDLCYAKSRDLINWYNSNDIEIEKPIRFASGEIVDPVPVNGGIINGNTVIGFDARARIVVTYHKYDKHGNTQIWIASKRTGVWVKRQITEWKDYRWNIQGGGTIIFEIELFQPYQPDDQHLVVPLRRGDESIDIYIDPESLRYKKMETVARLGDVVIEKMCPPDSFGQIVAATTANDQTFLLCWSTRAYNRDQPGQTIPPPSTLNILEI
- a CDS encoding competence/damage-inducible protein A, with protein sequence MTNDRIVTAAMLAIGDELLSGRTKDKNIGHLADLLTVAGIDLKEVRIVADDEPAIVAAVNALRGTYDYVFTSGGIGPTHDDITADAISRAFGVECVHDPEAMSLLGAMYEKRGMEFTEARRRMARMPNGARHIPNPVSTAPGFIIGNVHVMAGVPQVFQAMLDALLPQLDKGAQVMSRSVVSPFGEGDIGGPLGAVQKAYPGTSIGSYPKFDGKAFSTELVIRARDEALLEAAAAAVQAMIDQIAASRTSV